From a region of the Candidatus Zixiibacteriota bacterium genome:
- a CDS encoding S8 family serine peptidase produces the protein MNRIALSCLTLVIAAFLLAPMVSAEKIKIEKLDDLPRHTYTVSEKAADLIVDDTALMTLAHALKTDLEDDLLKYDISDKTTLKGYYGILASIAMLDKDYDKAAEFYNKSRELEDKESTRLTAGLLSQSYIVAARSGSDGFNTALAQEYTRRVNELPYDVVQADIESSKAQAEMISKNFIVGLIDSRLQPILDKSGGELSKDLAAQLVRFGYTLRYYLPYQEMVKTVLTAYLDSHKTEKADIWADRDVILTEGEGKSPVIICIWDSGTDTTVYADQLWTNTAEIPDNGIDDDNNGFIDDVHGIAYTLYSDKTTDLLYPIGDVESERPRLQRLMKGVFDMQYNIDSDESREIKETLSTLKPEEVQPFIEDISKYGNLCHGTHVAGIALAGNPYARLLTSRLTFDYRMIGDVPTVKQARKDSVATVETIQYYKDNGVRVVNMSWGGDLAGIESALEEHNAGGTPEERKALAREIFEIGKGALYESIKDAPEILFITSAGNENNDVKFDESLPSGLDLPNILSVGAVDQAGDETSFTSFGKVDVYANGFEVPSFVPGGDQLSLSGTSQASPQVTGLAAKLLAVRSDLTVAQLRKLILDGADHEQAGDREVVLMNPKKSFELLQQM, from the coding sequence ATGAACCGAATCGCTTTATCCTGCTTAACCCTGGTAATTGCGGCTTTTTTACTGGCGCCCATGGTGTCGGCGGAGAAGATCAAAATCGAGAAGCTCGATGATCTGCCGCGCCACACCTACACCGTTTCAGAGAAAGCCGCCGATCTGATCGTCGATGATACGGCTCTTATGACGCTGGCCCACGCGCTCAAGACCGACCTCGAAGATGACCTTTTGAAATACGACATTTCGGACAAGACCACTCTTAAGGGATACTATGGCATTTTAGCCTCCATTGCCATGCTTGACAAAGACTACGACAAAGCTGCGGAGTTCTACAACAAGTCCCGTGAGCTAGAGGATAAAGAATCGACGCGGCTGACGGCCGGATTACTAAGTCAGTCTTATATCGTTGCCGCCAGATCTGGAAGCGATGGTTTTAACACCGCTTTGGCACAGGAATACACGCGCCGAGTCAATGAGCTGCCGTATGATGTCGTTCAAGCGGATATCGAATCATCCAAGGCTCAGGCCGAGATGATAAGTAAGAACTTCATTGTTGGACTGATCGACAGTCGCCTCCAGCCGATTCTCGACAAGAGTGGCGGTGAGTTAAGCAAAGATCTGGCCGCCCAACTGGTTCGGTTCGGTTACACGCTGCGCTATTATCTGCCGTATCAGGAAATGGTTAAAACTGTCCTGACGGCCTATTTGGATTCACACAAAACGGAGAAAGCCGACATCTGGGCTGACCGTGATGTAATTCTTACCGAGGGTGAAGGAAAAAGTCCGGTTATAATCTGTATCTGGGATTCGGGCACCGACACGACCGTTTATGCCGATCAACTCTGGACCAACACGGCAGAGATTCCGGATAACGGTATCGATGACGACAACAATGGATTCATCGACGACGTCCACGGCATCGCCTATACGCTGTACTCTGATAAGACAACCGATCTGCTCTATCCGATTGGCGACGTGGAGAGTGAGCGGCCTCGTTTGCAGCGTCTTATGAAGGGCGTGTTCGATATGCAGTATAATATCGACAGCGATGAATCACGCGAGATTAAGGAAACTCTCTCGACCCTCAAGCCCGAAGAGGTTCAACCGTTTATTGAGGATATCAGTAAGTACGGCAATTTATGCCATGGCACCCACGTAGCCGGAATCGCTCTTGCCGGGAATCCTTATGCCCGCCTGCTGACTTCGCGTCTGACCTTTGATTATCGCATGATCGGTGATGTCCCGACTGTCAAGCAGGCTCGTAAAGACTCTGTGGCGACGGTAGAAACGATCCAATATTACAAGGACAACGGTGTCCGCGTGGTCAATATGAGCTGGGGTGGTGATCTGGCGGGTATCGAGAGTGCGCTGGAGGAACACAACGCCGGTGGAACGCCCGAAGAACGCAAGGCCCTTGCTCGGGAGATTTTTGAGATCGGCAAAGGTGCTCTGTACGAATCGATTAAAGACGCGCCGGAAATTCTGTTCATTACTTCAGCCGGCAACGAAAACAACGATGTTAAGTTCGATGAGTCCTTACCCAGCGGCCTCGATTTGCCTAACATCCTGTCGGTCGGAGCGGTCGATCAGGCCGGTGATGAGACCAGTTTCACCAGTTTTGGCAAAGTCGATGTCTACGCCAACGGCTTCGAAGTCCCCAGTTTCGTTCCTGGTGGCGACCAGCTGAGTTTGAGCGGTACTTCACAGGCTTCACCGCAGGTAACCGGTCTGGCTGCAAAGTTGCTGGCCGTACGTTCCGATCTGACTGTGGCTCAACTCCGTAAGTTGATTCTTGACGGCGCTGATCACGAGCAAGCCGGTGATCGTGAAGTTGTTCTCATGAATCCGAAGAAGTCGTTCGAGCTTCTCCAGCAGATGTAG